From the Pongo pygmaeus isolate AG05252 chromosome X, NHGRI_mPonPyg2-v2.0_pri, whole genome shotgun sequence genome, one window contains:
- the ARMCX3 gene encoding armadillo repeat-containing X-linked protein 3: MGYARKVGWVTAGLVIGAGACYCIYRLTRGRKQNKEKMAEGGSGDVDDAGDCSGARYNDWSDDDDDSNESKSIVWYPPWARIGTEAGTRARARARARATRARRAVQKRASPNSDDTILSPQELQKVLCLVEMSEKPYILEAALIALGNNAAYAFNRDIIRDLGGLPIVAKILNTRDPIVKEKALIVLNNLSVNAENQRRLKVYMNQVCDDTITSRLNSSVQLAGLRLLTNMTVTNEYQHMLANSISDFFRLFSAGNEETKLQVLKLLLNLAENPAMTRELLRAQVPSSLGSLFNKKENKEVILKLLVIFENINDNFKWEENEPTQNQFGEGSLFFFLKEFQVCADKVLGIESHHDFLVKVKVGKFMAKLAEHMFPKSQE, translated from the coding sequence ATGGGCTACGCCAGGAAAGTAGGCTGGGTGACCGCAGGCCTGGTGATTGGGGCTGGCGCCTGCTATTGCATTTATAGACTGACTAggggaagaaaacagaacaagGAAAAAATGGCTGAGGGTGGATCTGGGGATGTGGATGATGCTGGGGACTGTTCTGGGGCCAGGTATAATGACTggtctgatgatgatgatgacagcaaTGAGAGCAAGAGTATAGTATGGTACCCACCTTGGGCTCGGATTGGGACTGAAGCTGGAACCAGAGCTAGGGCTAGGGCAAGGGCCAGGGCTACCCGGGCACGTCGGGCTGTCCAGAAACGGGCTTCCCCCAATTCAGATGATACCATTTTGTCCCCTCAAGAGCTACAAAAGGTTCTTTGCTTGGTTGAGATGTCCGAAAAGCCTTATATTCTTGAAGCAGCTTTAATTGCTCTGGGTAACAATGCTGCTTATGCATTTAATAGAGATATTATTCGTGATCTGGGTGGTCTCCCAATTGTAGCAAAGATTCTCAATACTCGGGATCCCATAGTTAAGGAAAAGGCTTTAATTGTCCTGAATAACTTGAGTGTGAATGCTGAAAATCAGCGCAGGCTTAAAGTATACATGAATCAAGTGTGTGATGACACAATCACTTCTCGCTTGAACTCATCTGTGCAGCTTGCTGGACTGAGATTGCTTACAAATATGACTGTTACTAATGAGTATCAGCACATGCTTGCTAATTCCATTTCTGACTTTTTTCGTTTATTTTCAGCGGGAAATGAAGAAACCAAACTTCAGGTTCTGAAACTCCTTTTGAATTTGGCTGAAAATCCAGCCATGACTAGGGAACTACTCAGGGCCCAAGTACCATCTTCACTGGGCTCCCTCTTTAATAAGAAGGAGAACAAAGAAGTTATTCTTAAACTTCTGGTCATATTTGAGAACATAAATGATAATTTCAAATGGGAAGAAAATGAACCTACTCAGAATCAATTCGGTGAaggttcactttttttctttttaaaagaatttcaagTGTGTGCTGATAAGGTTCTGGGAATAGAAAGCCACCATGATTTTTTGGTGAAAGTGAAAGTTGGAAAATTCATGGCCAAACTGGCTGAACATATGTTCCCAAAGAGCCAGgaataa